From the Nitrospirota bacterium genome, the window TAAATCACTTTCACTGAGACGGAAAGTGATTTATTTGCCTGCCTCTAACTTAAACTAACAAAAATCGCTAATTTGATTCTTAGCTCATGTGTTTGCTGACCAGCTTGGTCATCTCAAACATTGAAACTTTGCCCTTGCCTCCGAATACCGCTTTCAGGTTTGCATCGGCATTTATCATCCTTCTGTTGACTTTGTCCTGAAGCCCGTTTTTCTTGATGTACTGCCAGAGTTTTTTGGTAACCTCTGTTCTTGGAATGGGCTTGTCTCCTACAACTAATGCGAGGGCGCTGCTGATCTTCATGGGCTTCATGAACGCAGCATTAGGTTTCCTCTTTGTCTTAGCCTTCTTTTTCTTTACGACTTTCTTTACAGCTTTCTTTACTGCTTTTTTCTTTGCTGCCTTTTTCTTAATCATACCTTACCTCCTCCTATAATTCTTAGCATCTTACTGATGCTATTGATACCAACTCTTAACTACCAAAATCCTACCAGACGCAACACATATTGTCAATAAGTTTTATCAATAAAATTTACCCCGTTAGAAGGGCAAGGTTTTCTAACGGGATTTACCTGAATTTTCCGTCAGCCATCTCAAGAATCCTGTGGCACTGTCTTGACAGAGATTCGTTATGCGTGACTATCACGAAAGTGATTCCTTTCTTTTCGTTGAGCTGCAGCAGAAGCTTGAAAAGTTCTTGGCCTGTATGGGTATCAAGATTTCCCGTTGGTTCGTCTGCGAATACGACCTTTGGTTCATTTATCAAGGCCCGTGCAACGGCAACGCGCTGCTGTTCGCCGCCGGAGAGTTCTCCCGGGTGATGGTTCTTTCGTTCAGATAACCCCAGTTCGCTTAAGAGCATTTCCGCTCTCTCTTTAATTTCTTCGTAACCAGACATGTTTATCAGCCCCGGCATTAATACATTCTCAATTGCTGTAAATTCAGGCAGAAGATGATGAAACTGGAAAACGAAGCCTATTGATTTATTCCTGAAACCGGCAAGTGAATAATCATCCAGAGAAAATACGTCCTTGTTTTCATATAGGACATTGCCTGATGTTGGTGTATCCAGCGTGCCCATGATGTGCAGAAGGGTGCTTTTCCCCGCGCCTGATACGCCGACTATTGCGGCCATCTCTCCCCGGCTTATAGAAAGGTCTATGCCGCTCAGAACCTTTACTTCGCCTGCAGGCAGGAAAAAAGATTTTTTTAATCCCCTTACTTCAATCATTTCTTGGTTTTATTTTCATTCATACCGCAGCGGTTCCACAGGGTTCAGTTTTGCCGCCTGCCATGCAGGGTAGATTGTTGCAAGAAAACTTATTGTCAATGCAGATAGAGATACAGCTATGAAATCAATGAGTTTCATTTTTATAGGCAGGTGGCTGAGATAATATACATCCGCAGGCAGTCTGATTACATTGTTAAACATATAGCCGAGTATGTATCCGCCGGCAATCCCGAGCAATGTGCCTGCAAGCCCTATGACAAGCCCCTGCAGCATAAAAATGGCCATAATGCCTTTTTTTGTGGCTCCCATTGCCTTGAGGATTGCTATCTCTCTGCTTTTTTCTATCACGTTCATTATAAGCGTGCCGACTATATTGAATGAGGCGACAAGAATTATTAGAACAAGTATGACAAACATCGCAAGTTTTTCAAGTTTCAGCGCTGAAAAAAGGTTCTTGTGCATCTGCATCCAGTCCCTCCCGTAATAGGGGAATGATAATGTTTTCTGAACCTGTTCCCTTACTTCCTCTGCCTTATACACATCCTTAACCTTGAGTTCTATGCCTGTTACGCTATTACCCATTCCGAAAAAATCTTGGGCATAAGAAAGTTCTGTGAGGACAAGGTTTGAATCGTATTCAAACATTCCTACCTCAAATATCGCAGCTACTCTGAACTGCTTAACTTTTGGCAGCATTCCCATAGGCCCGATTTCTCCGACAGCCGATATGATGTTTATTATGTCATTCCTGAAAACTCCGAGACTGCTCGCAAGCTCTTTCCCTATTACAATGCCCGGGATGCTGTCTTTGGATTTCAGGTCCTCAAGTTTTCCGTCTTTTATGTATTTGGCTATCTCTGTGGTATTTGCCTCAAGAGAAGGGTCTATTCCTCTTAGGAATACACCATGCGCCCTTTTGCCTGATGAAGACATGACCTGTCCGAGAACAAAGGGCGAGGCAGAGACAACCTCTTTTTCTCCGCTGACCTTCTCTAATACTTCTTTGTAGTCAGTCATAGCCCCTCTGTAGCTGAGCACTATAATATGCGCATTTACACCAAGTATTTTTCTCTGCAGGTCCTCATGAAAACCGCTCATAACTGAGAGGACAACAAGGAGCGCCATGACGCCGACTGCTACGCCGCCGACAGAAATTACCGTGTTAAGAGAAATCCCCTTATGTCTTTTTTTTGATTTAAGATAGCGGAATGCTATAAAAAAGTGATATGGCATATTTTTTCGCATGCAAATGAATATATCATGAATCAGCGGGTTTCAACAAGAATCAAATTTAATTACAGAACGTTGACCCCCTATAGTTTATGTGTCATAATAACAACGTGTATAGAAAAATCCTGTTAATACTGCCCGTCCTTTTTGTTTTTTCATGTGCGCCGATATTCCGTACAGAGCCTGCCGAATCTCCTGATATTCCAAGAGAGGCTTATTATCACTATATCCTTGGCTATGAGGCAGAACTTTCAGGCAAATGGGAAGACGCGCTGAATAACTATTCAAAGGCGCTTAAGATAGACCCTGCATCTCCCTACATCAGAACCCAGATAAGTTATGTGCTTCTGAGAACAGGCAAGATTCCTGATGCTATCGCAATGACAGAAGAGACTGTGAAGGCAAATCCTGATTATGTGCCCGCGCTTATGCTGCTTGGCGAGCTTTATAACAGCCAGAAAAATACAGACAAGGCAATACGGATTTTTGAGAAGGCGCTTAAACTTGATAACACACAGGCAGATGCATACCTTTTTCTGGGGGTTTTGTATGCTGCGGAAAAGCGGTATTCCGATGCAAAGGAAATTCTTGAGTCTTTTCTCAAAACAGACCCCGACAATGCTATGGGAATGTATTATCTCGGCCTCATAAATATGGACTTGGAGGATTATGATAAAGCGGCCGAATATTTCAGCAAGGTTGCGGAGGTAAGGCCGAATTTTGACGCCGCATACCTTAACCTCGGGGTGATAAGCGAACTTAAGGGAGATTTGAAACAGGCGGAGAAGCATTATAAAAAAAGCGTGGAGCTTAATCCGCATAATACGCTTGCGCAGGAGCGGCTTACGCAGCTTTATCTGAAGGATAAGACCGTTGACAAGGCCGTAGAGCAGCTCAGGAATATGAGCCTTCAGGAGCCGGCAAATCTTGATATACACAGAAGACTCGGATTCCTCTATATAGAAAGCAAGCAGTATGACAGGGCCATAGAAGAATTCAGGATTGTCCTTACAGCCAAGCCGGCGGATGTGCAGATCAGATACTACTTAGCTGTTACCCTTGAAGAATTGGAAAGATATAAAGAGGCGGCAGAGGAACTGAAAAAGATTATTGCCGTGGACCCAAAAAATATAGGGGCCTTCCTGCATCTCGGCTTTATCTATTCAAAAGAAGGGCAGCACACTGATGCGGTAAAGATGTATGAAGAGATACTGAGCTTTGAGAAAGGCAAGCCTGAAGTGTACGTATATCTCGGCGTCAGTTATATACAGTTAAAAGACTACAAAAAAGCAGAGGGAATATTCTCGGAAGGGCTGGGGCTTTTCCCGAACGATACTGAACTCCATTTCAATATGGCAGTGGCGTATGAAAAAACAGGCAGATTTGAAGAGATGGTGAAATATCTCAGGCGCACTATTGAGATAAATCCCGAACATGCCGACGCCCTGAATTACCTGGGATACAGTTACGCTGATAAAGGCATAAACCTTGAGGAAGCCCTTTCTCTTATACAGAAGGCGCTTAAGTTAAAACCTGACAACGGATATATGATTGACAGCCTGGGCTGGGTGTATTTCAAGATGGGCAAGCATGAGGAGGCTGTAAAGGCATTGCAGAAAGCCCAGAGCATAGTAAACAATGACCCTGTAATCTATGAACACCTTGGAGATGTCTACCTCTCTCAGGGCCTGAATAAAGATGCGCTGGATGCATGGGAGAACGCGCTGAAGTTCCACGAAAAAGAAGAGGGGCTTAAGGGAAGAGTAGAAAAGAAAATTCAAGATTTAAAATTAAAAATTCCCGCCCCAGGCGGGTCGCCGAGGTGACAAAATAAGTGAATTCCGTAATTTTAAATTTTGCATACGATAACTTTATTAGTCATTGCGAGTCCCGATAAAATCGGGGCGTGGCAATCTAATAATACAAAAAAGATTGCTTCATTTCATTCGCAATGACGATTTTCTGTATTTTATCCAATTAAAATGTTCACGCTTAAAACACCTGCAAAGATAAACTGGTTTCTGTCGGTTCTGGGAAAAAGAGAAGACGGCTATCATGAGATATTAAGCCTCATGCAGAGCATTTCCCTCTATGACTATCTTACTTTTGAACATTCTGACAGGATTGAGGTAATAACGGATGCCGACATATCTCTTGAGGAAAATCTCGTTTATAAGGCTGCGGTTCTCTTGAAGGAAAAGTTATCGGTCAATAAAGGGGCAGTCATAACATTAAAGAAAGATATCCCGGTATCTGCAGGCCTGGGCGGAGGAAGCAGCGATGCGGCATGCGCCCTTTCAGGGCTGAACAGGCTGTGGGAACTTGGGCTAAAGGATGAAGAATTAATAAAATTCGGAGGAATGCTGGGCTCTGACATCCCCTTCTTTTTTAAAGCCCCCGTCGCTGTGGTTACAGGAAGAGGCGAGATAGTCACAAAACTTGAAGCCGTCAGCAGACATATTATTGTCATTGTCAAACCTGCCCTCGGCGTATCATCAAAATGGGCCTATTCAGAGATGAGCAAGCTGCTTCAGGAGTTGACAAAGAGAGATAATAATATTAAACTTTTCTGTCATGCCCTTGAGAGGCAGGATTTTAAATCCATTGCCTTAATGATGAAAAATGATCTTGAACTTCCTGTGATAGGGGAGTTTCAGGTTATAGGGGAAATTAAGGACAGGCTGCTTGCCATGGGGGCAGAGGCTTCTCTTATGAGTGGAAGCGGGCCGACTGTCTTCGGTGTATTCAGCAGCAGGGAAAAAGCCGGGGATGCCGCAGAGGCGATGAAGCCGTGCTGGAGCAGGGTTGTCGAAACGCTAACCAGTGATGAGTTTAAAGTTGAGAGTTAAAAGTGAGATGAAATAATGGGTAGAATAATAATGTTTTTAACTGTTAATTTTTAACTTTAAACTATTAACTTTGAACCTGATGTTGGGGCGTCGACAAACGGCAAGTCAGGAGATTTTGGATCTCCCATATGGAGGTTCGAATCCTCCCGCCCCAGCTCAATTTTGCAGAGCAAAATCGAGAGTTAAGAGTTAAAAGTTAGTAGTTAAGAGTTTTAAAACTTTTCACTTTAAACTTTGAACTTTTAATTTGTAACTTTTGTATGGAGGAACAATGCCTAACGGCATAAAGCTTTTGACAGGAAATTCTAACAGGAAGCTCGCGGGAGAGGTTGCGGAATATCTCGGCATTCCTGTCTGTGATACGCTGATAACCACATTCAGCGACGGCGAGATCATGGTTCAAATAAACGAGAACGTAAGAGGCTCTGATATATTTGCGCTTCAGTCAACATGCACCCCTGTAAATGATAATATTGTAGAACTCCTGCTTCTCATTGACGCATTGAAAAGGGCTTCGGCAGGAAGGATAACCGCGGTTATCCCTTACTACGGGTATGCCAGGCAGGACAGAAAGGTTCAGCCGAGAGTCCCTATATCCTCAAAGCTTGTGGCTGACCTTATAACAGTGGCAGGCGCCAACAGGGTGCTGACAGTGGACCTCCATGCAGGACAGATACAGGGATTTTTCAATATACCTGTGGACCATCTTTATGCTTCGCCTGTTATCCTTGATTACATTAAAAAAAGCAATATTAAAGACATTGTTATAGTTTCACCTGATGCAGGAGGCGTGGAGAGGGCCAGGGCTTTTGCAAAGAGGCTAAGCGCATCACTGGCGATTATAGACAAGAGGCGCGAGAGGGCAAACGAGTCTCAGGTAATGAATGTAATAGGTGATGTAAAGGGAAAGAACACAATTATACTTGATGATATGATAGATACAGCAGGCACGATCGCTCAGGCTGCATCTGCGCTCAAGGAGAAGGGGGCAAAAAAGGTTCTGGCAGCATGCACACACGCTGTCCTTTCAGGGCCCGCGATAGACAGGATTAATAGCT encodes:
- a CDS encoding tetratricopeptide repeat protein, producing the protein MYRKILLILPVLFVFSCAPIFRTEPAESPDIPREAYYHYILGYEAELSGKWEDALNNYSKALKIDPASPYIRTQISYVLLRTGKIPDAIAMTEETVKANPDYVPALMLLGELYNSQKNTDKAIRIFEKALKLDNTQADAYLFLGVLYAAEKRYSDAKEILESFLKTDPDNAMGMYYLGLINMDLEDYDKAAEYFSKVAEVRPNFDAAYLNLGVISELKGDLKQAEKHYKKSVELNPHNTLAQERLTQLYLKDKTVDKAVEQLRNMSLQEPANLDIHRRLGFLYIESKQYDRAIEEFRIVLTAKPADVQIRYYLAVTLEELERYKEAAEELKKIIAVDPKNIGAFLHLGFIYSKEGQHTDAVKMYEEILSFEKGKPEVYVYLGVSYIQLKDYKKAEGIFSEGLGLFPNDTELHFNMAVAYEKTGRFEEMVKYLRRTIEINPEHADALNYLGYSYADKGINLEEALSLIQKALKLKPDNGYMIDSLGWVYFKMGKHEEAVKALQKAQSIVNNDPVIYEHLGDVYLSQGLNKDALDAWENALKFHEKEEGLKGRVEKKIQDLKLKIPAPGGSPR
- a CDS encoding 4-(cytidine 5'-diphospho)-2-C-methyl-D-erythritol kinase, which gives rise to MFTLKTPAKINWFLSVLGKREDGYHEILSLMQSISLYDYLTFEHSDRIEVITDADISLEENLVYKAAVLLKEKLSVNKGAVITLKKDIPVSAGLGGGSSDAACALSGLNRLWELGLKDEELIKFGGMLGSDIPFFFKAPVAVVTGRGEIVTKLEAVSRHIIVIVKPALGVSSKWAYSEMSKLLQELTKRDNNIKLFCHALERQDFKSIALMMKNDLELPVIGEFQVIGEIKDRLLAMGAEASLMSGSGPTVFGVFSSREKAGDAAEAMKPCWSRVVETLTSDEFKVES
- a CDS encoding ribose-phosphate pyrophosphokinase; translation: MPNGIKLLTGNSNRKLAGEVAEYLGIPVCDTLITTFSDGEIMVQINENVRGSDIFALQSTCTPVNDNIVELLLLIDALKRASAGRITAVIPYYGYARQDRKVQPRVPISSKLVADLITVAGANRVLTVDLHAGQIQGFFNIPVDHLYASPVILDYIKKSNIKDIVIVSPDAGGVERARAFAKRLSASLAIIDKRRERANESQVMNVIGDVKGKNTIILDDMIDTAGTIAQAASALKEKGAKKVLAACTHAVLSGPAIDRINSSVIEELIVTNTIQLDSKQEKCKKLTVLSIAPLLAEAIKRIHEESSISSLFV
- a CDS encoding SWIB/MDM2 domain-containing protein; this encodes MIKKKAAKKKAVKKAVKKVVKKKKAKTKRKPNAAFMKPMKISSALALVVGDKPIPRTEVTKKLWQYIKKNGLQDKVNRRMINADANLKAVFGGKGKVSMFEMTKLVSKHMS
- a CDS encoding ABC transporter ATP-binding protein, translated to MIEVRGLKKSFFLPAGEVKVLSGIDLSISRGEMAAIVGVSGAGKSTLLHIMGTLDTPTSGNVLYENKDVFSLDDYSLAGFRNKSIGFVFQFHHLLPEFTAIENVLMPGLINMSGYEEIKERAEMLLSELGLSERKNHHPGELSGGEQQRVAVARALINEPKVVFADEPTGNLDTHTGQELFKLLLQLNEKKGITFVIVTHNESLSRQCHRILEMADGKFR
- a CDS encoding lipoprotein-releasing ABC transporter permease subunit; protein product: MPYHFFIAFRYLKSKKRHKGISLNTVISVGGVAVGVMALLVVLSVMSGFHEDLQRKILGVNAHIIVLSYRGAMTDYKEVLEKVSGEKEVVSASPFVLGQVMSSSGKRAHGVFLRGIDPSLEANTTEIAKYIKDGKLEDLKSKDSIPGIVIGKELASSLGVFRNDIINIISAVGEIGPMGMLPKVKQFRVAAIFEVGMFEYDSNLVLTELSYAQDFFGMGNSVTGIELKVKDVYKAEEVREQVQKTLSFPYYGRDWMQMHKNLFSALKLEKLAMFVILVLIILVASFNIVGTLIMNVIEKSREIAILKAMGATKKGIMAIFMLQGLVIGLAGTLLGIAGGYILGYMFNNVIRLPADVYYLSHLPIKMKLIDFIAVSLSALTISFLATIYPAWQAAKLNPVEPLRYE